TCCACCATGTACGTGGCGAGGATCTTGGCCATGGCCGCTCCTTCATTGACGGTTTCGTGTGGCCGCCCGGCCTCGACGAAGAACGAGCCCCCCGCCTTGACGGTGACCGTCGGCCTACCCTCGACCCAGAGCACCAACGTGCCCTCCAGCACGTAGCCGACCTCCTCGCCCGGGTGGGTGTGCTTGCCCGGCCTCACCCCGCCCGGAATCTCGACCAGGGCCTGCACCACCTCACGGCCGGGGG
This portion of the Candidatus Methylomirabilota bacterium genome encodes:
- a CDS encoding cupin domain-containing protein, producing MALGAHALSAQPAAFKRTVLQKADLSTPGREVVQALVEIPGGVRPGKHTHPGEEVGYVLEGTLVLWVEGRPTVTVKAGGSFFVEAGRPHETVNEGAAMAKILATYMVEKGKPLATSLPY